The following proteins are co-located in the Mesorhizobium australicum WSM2073 genome:
- a CDS encoding quinone-dependent dihydroorotate dehydrogenase: protein MSVLDRIGQKLLFTFDPETAHGLSIAALRCGLPGGARTVRDTRLKVSLCGLDFPNPLGMAAGYDKNAEVPDALLGLGFGFAEVGTVTPLPQAGNPKPRIFRLTSNEAVINRLGFNNEGHAAAEKRLVARLGRGGIVGVNIGANKDSTDRVGDYESGVSRFAPYASYLTVNISSPNTPGLRTMQAREQLGELLSRVRAARTAASAQPPIFLKIAPDLVEAELEDIAAEVIEKQIDGIIVSNTTISRPALRSDDAARETGGLSGKPLFERSTIVLARMRKLLGPEMAIIGVGGVNSMETALEKIRAGADLVQLYTGMIYGGPALPGRIVAGMARFAETEKLKSMRELRDSHLDRWASKPLS from the coding sequence ATGAGCGTGCTCGACCGGATCGGCCAGAAACTGCTGTTCACCTTCGATCCGGAAACCGCGCATGGCTTGTCGATCGCGGCACTGCGCTGCGGCCTGCCGGGCGGCGCGCGGACGGTACGCGATACGAGGCTGAAGGTCAGCCTTTGCGGTCTCGATTTCCCGAACCCACTTGGCATGGCGGCTGGCTACGACAAGAACGCCGAAGTACCCGACGCGCTGCTTGGCCTCGGCTTTGGCTTTGCCGAAGTCGGCACGGTGACGCCGCTGCCGCAGGCCGGCAACCCGAAGCCGCGCATCTTCCGGCTGACATCGAATGAAGCTGTCATCAACCGGCTGGGCTTTAACAATGAGGGCCATGCGGCCGCCGAAAAAAGGCTTGTGGCGCGCTTGGGGCGCGGCGGCATCGTCGGCGTCAACATTGGTGCCAACAAGGACAGCACCGACCGCGTCGGCGACTATGAGAGCGGCGTTTCCCGCTTTGCTCCTTATGCCAGCTATCTCACCGTCAACATTTCCTCGCCCAACACACCAGGCCTGCGCACCATGCAGGCGCGCGAGCAGCTCGGCGAATTATTGTCCCGGGTCAGGGCCGCGCGCACTGCAGCGTCCGCGCAGCCGCCGATCTTCCTCAAGATCGCGCCTGATCTGGTCGAGGCCGAACTGGAGGATATCGCCGCCGAGGTCATCGAAAAGCAGATCGACGGCATCATCGTTTCCAACACAACCATTTCCCGCCCGGCGCTGCGCAGCGACGATGCCGCGCGGGAGACAGGCGGGCTTTCGGGAAAGCCGCTATTCGAGCGCTCGACCATCGTGCTGGCCAGGATGCGCAAGCTGCTCGGGCCCGAAATGGCCATCATCGGTGTCGGCGGTGTCAACTCAATGGAGACGGCTCTGGAAAAGATCCGCGCCGGCGCCGATCTCGTCCAGCTCTACACCGGCATGATCTATGGCGGACCGGCGCTGCCGGGCCGGATCGTCGCCGGGATGGCACGTTTTGCCGAAACGGAAAAACTCAAGTCGATGCGCGAGTTGCGCGACAGCCATCTCGACCGATGGGCGTCGAAGCCGCTCAGCTGA
- a CDS encoding DUF6460 domain-containing protein: MSALTRFLGDSPLRIILKLLVVSFLVGLVMNAFGWSPMDVFYGIQKFFIDLWNLGFHAIDRFLGYILLGAAIVVPAFILLRIANYRK, from the coding sequence TTGTCCGCACTGACGCGCTTTCTCGGCGACTCGCCGCTCAGGATTATTCTGAAGCTGCTAGTGGTATCCTTTCTCGTCGGCCTGGTCATGAACGCTTTCGGTTGGTCGCCGATGGACGTGTTCTACGGCATCCAGAAGTTCTTCATTGATCTATGGAATCTCGGCTTCCACGCCATCGACCGTTTCCTCGGCTACATCCTGCTCGGTGCCGCGATCGTCGTGCCAGCCTTCATCCTGCTCAGGATCGCCAACTACCGGAAGTGA
- a CDS encoding response regulator transcription factor, which translates to MPSGYSFVIADDHPLFRGALREALAGIGNVAAIHEAGDFESAKALVVANEDVDLVLLDLSMPGASGLSGLISLRGIHPAVPLVVVSAHDDPATIRRALDLGASGFISKSASMEEIRGAVQSVLAGDIAAPVGVDLGVERDPEISDLIKRLQTLTPQQTRVLGMLAEGLLNKQIAYELGVSEATIKAHVSAILQKLGVDSRTQAVILLSKIGSDPLQPAG; encoded by the coding sequence TTGCCGTCAGGCTATTCTTTCGTGATCGCCGACGATCATCCGCTGTTTCGCGGCGCGCTGCGCGAGGCGCTTGCCGGCATCGGCAATGTCGCCGCCATCCATGAGGCCGGTGATTTCGAAAGCGCCAAGGCGCTGGTCGTGGCTAATGAAGATGTCGATCTGGTGCTGCTCGACCTGTCGATGCCCGGCGCCAGCGGCCTCTCCGGCCTGATCTCGTTGCGCGGTATCCATCCTGCGGTGCCGCTGGTCGTGGTGTCGGCGCATGACGACCCGGCGACCATACGGCGCGCGCTCGATCTCGGCGCCTCCGGTTTCATCTCCAAGTCGGCCAGCATGGAGGAAATCCGCGGCGCCGTGCAGTCGGTGCTTGCCGGCGATATCGCGGCACCTGTCGGCGTCGATCTCGGCGTCGAACGCGATCCCGAAATATCGGACCTGATCAAACGATTGCAGACGTTGACCCCGCAGCAGACCCGCGTGCTCGGCATGCTGGCCGAGGGTCTGCTCAACAAGCAGATCGCTTATGAACTCGGCGTCTCCGAGGCGACGATCAAGGCGCATGTCTCGGCCATATTGCAAAAGCTCGGCGTCGACAGTCGCACCCAGGCGGTGATCCTGCTGTCCAAGATAGGCAGCGACCCGCTGCAGCCGGCGGGCTGA
- a CDS encoding glycosyltransferase family 2 protein encodes MGTGKIGAHRAPMLSVVVPCYNERDGVAELHRRVSAACLEQSLSYEVVLVIDGATDGTRDAVFELAEKDDHVVAIDLARNYGHQIALSAGLEFCRGQRILILDADLQDPPELLSAMMAKMDEGFDVVYGQRVKREGESWFKLASASMFYRLLGRMVDVEIAPDSGDFRLMSRRALDHLIAMPERYRFIRGMVSWIGLRQVAFPYERQRRFAGATHYPLKKMVLLAVDAMTSFSIVPLRFASLLGMMFGLLGLVVLGYTLFEWSIGNVLPGWTSLAAIMLILGSVQLLVLGIFGEYLGRMYMETKRRPLYFVNEIVSRSQAAAEDQDLPVHRLQEIVKRAARR; translated from the coding sequence GTGGGAACGGGAAAAATCGGCGCGCACCGCGCACCCATGTTGTCGGTCGTCGTGCCTTGCTACAATGAGCGCGACGGCGTGGCGGAGCTTCATCGACGCGTCAGCGCGGCATGCCTCGAGCAAAGCCTCTCCTACGAGGTCGTGCTCGTCATCGATGGAGCGACCGACGGAACCCGTGATGCCGTTTTCGAACTGGCCGAAAAAGACGACCATGTGGTCGCCATCGACCTTGCCCGCAACTACGGCCATCAGATCGCCTTGAGCGCCGGGCTGGAATTCTGCCGCGGCCAACGCATTCTCATCCTCGACGCCGACCTTCAGGATCCGCCCGAACTATTGAGCGCAATGATGGCGAAAATGGATGAAGGCTTCGACGTGGTCTACGGCCAAAGGGTAAAACGGGAGGGCGAAAGCTGGTTCAAGCTGGCCTCCGCCTCGATGTTCTACCGCCTGCTCGGCCGGATGGTCGATGTCGAGATCGCGCCGGACTCCGGAGATTTCCGGCTGATGAGCCGGCGCGCGCTGGACCATCTGATCGCGATGCCCGAACGCTACAGGTTCATTCGCGGCATGGTGAGCTGGATCGGGTTGAGGCAGGTCGCCTTTCCCTATGAACGGCAGCGGCGCTTTGCCGGCGCAACGCACTACCCGCTGAAGAAGATGGTTCTTCTGGCGGTCGACGCCATGACCAGCTTTTCGATCGTGCCTTTGCGCTTCGCTTCGCTGCTGGGCATGATGTTCGGCCTGCTCGGCCTGGTCGTGCTTGGCTATACGCTGTTCGAATGGTCTATCGGCAATGTCCTGCCGGGCTGGACGAGCCTTGCCGCGATCATGCTTATCCTGGGCAGCGTCCAGCTTCTGGTGCTGGGCATTTTCGGCGAGTATCTCGGCCGGATGTACATGGAGACGAAGCGGCGACCGCTTTACTTCGTCAACGAGATCGTTTCACGAAGCCAGGCGGCGGCCGAGGACCAGGACCTGCCGGTCCACCGCCTCCAGGAAATAGTGAAACGGGCGGCGCGTCGTTGA
- a CDS encoding acyltransferase family protein — MNYRRDIDGLRAVAVLPVVLFHFGVSAIPGGFTGVDIFFVISGYLISGSLLDDLERGQFSIGRFYWRRARRILPALTFVILLASIAAWFILLPSDLHEFSLSVIAASTFWSNIYFWKTTNYFSIDAELRPLLHTWSLSVEEQYYIFAPILVYLIYRYASKRWLTILLPITIGSFALAVMATTLAPTAGFYLLPTRIWELALGAMLMLKRPPPLASRPATELIGLAGFALLGFGFLTISESDPFPGYNALFPCVGTALLIYAGQNHANRPVPLATRVLQFAPMVWIGLISYSLYLVHWPINSFVHYLSLKAISVPMIVAMTVASVALATFSWKYVEQPFRRKRAFTAPLPIFAFSATAIALLCVGGLAGVLGKGFPQRFPDFSTQRILVGDWRNGVCFNEGASRIEDWNLAGCTRTHGFATNVLLWGDSFAAHYVSGLEANAQKIQANVVQYTYAGCPPNLSYFSYARPACTRFNERALSIIRDANIHAVILSGRWTDYQARGFDGLQTTIDRLRDMGVKVYVIGQSPEFIADVQKIAFFAKHEGAANTSWPMAMDPDINKQVQLFANGATFIDPLTYLCDATGCSYADAGSKQFLYFDYGHFSSAGATLAISKYWPSFAAGGEVAKAREPTPTVTGELAKPAL, encoded by the coding sequence ATGAACTACAGGCGCGACATTGACGGCCTGCGGGCCGTTGCCGTGCTGCCCGTGGTGCTCTTTCATTTTGGCGTGTCCGCCATCCCAGGGGGATTCACCGGCGTCGATATTTTCTTTGTCATATCGGGCTATCTGATCAGCGGCAGCTTGCTGGATGATCTCGAGCGCGGCCAGTTTTCGATCGGCCGCTTCTACTGGCGCCGCGCACGGCGCATCCTGCCGGCGCTGACCTTCGTCATCCTGCTTGCAAGCATCGCGGCATGGTTCATCCTCCTGCCGTCGGACCTGCACGAATTCAGCCTCAGCGTGATCGCTGCCTCGACCTTCTGGTCGAACATCTATTTCTGGAAGACGACGAACTATTTTTCGATCGACGCCGAACTGCGGCCGCTGCTCCACACATGGTCGCTTTCGGTCGAGGAACAGTACTACATCTTCGCGCCGATCCTGGTTTATCTGATCTACCGCTATGCCTCGAAGCGCTGGCTGACGATACTTCTGCCCATCACCATCGGCAGTTTTGCCCTGGCGGTGATGGCGACCACGCTGGCGCCGACCGCCGGCTTCTACCTGCTGCCGACACGCATTTGGGAACTGGCGCTGGGCGCCATGCTGATGCTGAAAAGGCCGCCGCCACTTGCCAGCCGGCCGGCGACGGAACTGATCGGCCTGGCCGGCTTTGCACTGCTCGGCTTCGGCTTCCTGACGATCTCGGAGAGCGACCCGTTTCCGGGCTATAACGCCCTGTTTCCCTGCGTCGGAACGGCCCTGCTGATCTATGCGGGCCAGAACCATGCGAACCGACCCGTGCCCCTCGCCACGCGTGTGCTTCAGTTCGCCCCGATGGTCTGGATCGGCCTCATCTCCTATTCGCTCTACCTTGTTCACTGGCCGATCAACTCCTTCGTCCACTACCTCTCGCTGAAGGCCATCTCGGTGCCGATGATCGTCGCGATGACGGTGGCCAGCGTCGCCCTGGCGACCTTCTCGTGGAAATATGTCGAGCAGCCTTTCCGACGGAAGCGGGCCTTCACCGCCCCGCTGCCGATCTTCGCCTTTTCGGCGACGGCGATCGCCCTGCTGTGCGTCGGCGGTCTGGCCGGTGTGCTGGGCAAGGGCTTTCCGCAGCGGTTCCCGGATTTCTCGACGCAACGGATCCTGGTGGGCGACTGGCGCAACGGTGTCTGCTTCAATGAGGGTGCGAGCCGGATCGAGGATTGGAACCTTGCCGGCTGCACGCGCACGCACGGCTTTGCCACCAATGTGCTGCTGTGGGGCGATTCCTTCGCGGCTCACTACGTATCGGGCCTGGAAGCCAACGCGCAGAAAATCCAGGCCAACGTCGTCCAATATACCTATGCCGGCTGCCCACCCAACCTGAGCTATTTTTCCTATGCCCGGCCGGCCTGCACCCGCTTCAACGAACGGGCGCTGTCGATCATCCGTGATGCCAATATCCATGCGGTGATCCTGAGCGGTCGATGGACCGACTACCAGGCCAGGGGCTTCGACGGCCTGCAGACGACGATCGACCGGCTGCGCGACATGGGTGTCAAGGTCTATGTCATCGGCCAGTCTCCGGAGTTCATCGCCGACGTCCAGAAGATCGCTTTCTTTGCGAAACACGAGGGCGCCGCAAATACATCCTGGCCGATGGCCATGGATCCCGACATCAACAAGCAGGTGCAACTCTTCGCCAACGGCGCGACCTTCATCGACCCGCTCACCTATCTATGCGACGCAACCGGTTGCTCCTATGCGGATGCCGGCAGCAAGCAGTTTCTCTATTTCGACTATGGCCATTTCTCTTCCGCCGGCGCGACGCTGGCCATCTCGAAATACTGGCCGAGCTTCGCCGCCGGCGGCGAAGTCGCAAAGGCCAGGGAACCAACGCCGACCGTCACCGGTGAGCTGGCGAAGCCCGCCTTGTGA
- a CDS encoding GtrA family protein, with product MGRIWSTVPAGFSRMLRFGAVGLLNTALGYCLILAGLKLGLGDIAANMTGYAGGLVLGFFLNRRWTFGRAGGFRSGTAVRYALAFVVAYTANLTIVVAAMSAGVVENPFVHLAGNCLYSVLFYLGSVRFVFVGAAKDAVLVAIDMKSPGAAT from the coding sequence ATGGGCAGGATATGGTCGACTGTTCCGGCCGGCTTTTCGCGGATGCTGCGGTTTGGCGCGGTCGGGCTGCTCAACACAGCACTGGGCTATTGTCTTATCCTGGCTGGGCTGAAGCTGGGCCTTGGCGACATCGCCGCCAACATGACTGGCTATGCCGGCGGCCTTGTCCTCGGCTTCTTCCTCAACCGCCGCTGGACCTTCGGCCGTGCGGGTGGTTTTCGCTCCGGCACGGCCGTGCGGTATGCGCTTGCCTTCGTTGTGGCTTATACCGCAAACCTGACGATAGTGGTCGCCGCCATGTCCGCCGGCGTCGTCGAAAATCCGTTTGTCCACCTGGCGGGAAACTGCCTCTACTCGGTCCTCTTCTATCTCGGCTCGGTCCGTTTCGTCTTCGTCGGCGCGGCAAAAGACGCTGTCTTGGTCGCGATCGACATGAAGTCCCCTGGAGCGGCGACATGA
- a CDS encoding DUF952 domain-containing protein, whose product MSQIIYKITPQAPWREAEAKGRFAGAPIDTADGFIHFSTAAQARETAAKHFQGQTDLLLVAVDGNRLGDALKYEISRGGALFPHLYGVLDLKAVLWVKPLPLGADGTHQFPALEGQ is encoded by the coding sequence ATGTCACAGATTATCTACAAGATAACTCCGCAAGCGCCTTGGCGCGAGGCCGAAGCCAAAGGCCGCTTCGCCGGAGCGCCGATCGACACCGCCGACGGCTTCATCCATTTTTCGACGGCGGCGCAGGCCAGGGAAACCGCGGCAAAGCATTTCCAGGGCCAGACCGACCTTCTGCTGGTCGCCGTCGACGGAAACCGCCTGGGTGATGCGCTGAAATACGAAATCTCGCGCGGCGGCGCGCTGTTTCCGCACCTCTACGGCGTGCTCGACCTGAAAGCGGTGCTCTGGGTCAAGCCGCTGCCGCTTGGGGCCGACGGTACCCACCAGTTCCCGGCCCTGGAGGGGCAATGA
- a CDS encoding histone deacetylase family protein codes for MPLQIVHHPDYDAGFATSHRFPMSKYPLLMEALRARGLAGAGALNTAEPAPASWLKLAHATDYVEQVLGCSVPEKIEREIGFPVGPRVSLRAQLAAGGTVAAARLALRHGIACNTAGGSHHARRAQGAGFCTFNDVAVASLVLLEEGAAHSILVVDLDVHQGDGTADILGDEPRAFTFSMHGERNYPARKIASDLDVALPDGTGDAAYVERLDTILLELSAQARWDIVFYNAGVDVHAEDRLGRLSLSDKGLRARDKMVIGHFRALGIPVCGVIGGGYSTDVPALAARHAILFEVASDYA; via the coding sequence ATGCCCCTGCAGATCGTCCACCATCCCGACTACGACGCCGGCTTCGCGACCAGCCATCGCTTTCCGATGAGCAAATATCCGCTGCTGATGGAGGCCTTGCGAGCACGCGGCCTGGCCGGAGCCGGGGCGCTCAACACAGCCGAACCCGCGCCTGCGTCGTGGCTTAAGCTCGCCCATGCGACAGATTATGTCGAGCAGGTTCTCGGTTGTTCGGTCCCGGAAAAAATCGAGCGCGAGATCGGCTTTCCGGTCGGCCCGCGCGTCTCGTTGCGCGCGCAGCTTGCCGCCGGTGGCACGGTGGCGGCGGCGCGGCTTGCCCTGCGTCACGGCATCGCCTGCAACACCGCCGGCGGCAGCCATCACGCGCGGCGCGCGCAAGGCGCCGGCTTCTGCACTTTCAACGACGTCGCCGTCGCCTCGCTGGTGCTGCTTGAGGAGGGCGCGGCACACAGTATCCTGGTGGTCGATCTCGACGTGCACCAGGGCGACGGCACGGCGGATATTCTGGGCGACGAGCCGCGCGCCTTTACCTTCTCCATGCATGGCGAGCGCAACTACCCCGCGCGCAAGATCGCCTCCGACCTCGACGTCGCCCTGCCCGACGGCACGGGCGACGCCGCCTATGTCGAAAGGCTCGATACCATCCTGCTGGAGCTGTCGGCCCAGGCGCGTTGGGACATCGTCTTCTACAATGCCGGCGTCGACGTCCATGCCGAGGACCGGCTCGGCAGGCTGTCGCTTTCCGACAAAGGCCTGCGCGCCCGCGACAAGATGGTCATCGGCCATTTCCGGGCGCTCGGCATTCCCGTCTGCGGTGTCATCGGCGGCGGCTATTCCACCGATGTGCCGGCACTTGCCGCGCGCCACGCCATCTTGTTCGAGGTCGCATCGGACTATGCCTGA
- a CDS encoding MATE family efflux transporter, producing MDKGAIPADTKVFSVTNRSVLAIAVPMTLAYLTTPLLGLVDTAVVGQFGDAALLGGLAAGALAFDVVFTTFNFLRSGTTGLVAQAFGRGDALEEQAVFWRAVLIAVVAGVVLAALSPLIAVGGQWFMDAGPRVSDAMGVYIRIRLLAAPFSLINYAILGYVLGRGEGGLGLILQLVLNGTNIALCFLLGLELGWGVSGVAWATVTGEFLAMLLGLAIVVRRFRSTPPLPRQRLLDMGAFLRMLSLNRDIMIRSFSLLAAFALFTRQGAQFGTVTLAANAVLMNFFLVAGYFLDGFATAAEQLAGRAVGARSEQPFRQAVRLTLFWGLGLAGAATLVLLMAGTNLIAVVTTSQQVRAVADTYLPWAAFTALSGVLAFQMDGVFIGATWSRDMRNMMLLSFLAFAAALITLAPTFGNRGLWAALHVFLLVRGLSLLTILRLRMQTAFS from the coding sequence TTGGACAAGGGCGCCATCCCAGCCGACACCAAAGTATTTTCCGTCACCAACCGGTCGGTGCTTGCCATCGCCGTGCCGATGACGCTCGCCTATCTCACGACGCCGCTGCTCGGCCTCGTCGACACGGCTGTTGTCGGCCAGTTCGGTGACGCCGCCTTGCTTGGCGGCCTGGCCGCCGGCGCGCTGGCTTTCGACGTCGTCTTCACCACCTTCAATTTTCTGCGTTCGGGCACCACCGGTCTCGTCGCCCAGGCCTTCGGGCGTGGCGACGCGCTGGAGGAACAAGCGGTGTTCTGGCGTGCCGTGCTGATCGCGGTCGTTGCCGGCGTCGTGCTGGCAGCGCTTTCACCACTCATCGCCGTTGGCGGCCAGTGGTTCATGGACGCCGGGCCACGCGTCAGCGACGCGATGGGTGTCTACATCAGGATCAGGCTGCTTGCCGCCCCGTTCTCGCTGATCAACTACGCCATCCTCGGCTACGTGCTGGGGCGCGGCGAGGGCGGGCTCGGCTTGATCCTCCAACTGGTGCTGAACGGCACCAATATCGCGCTGTGCTTCCTGCTCGGCCTTGAGCTCGGCTGGGGTGTTTCCGGCGTCGCCTGGGCAACCGTCACCGGCGAATTCCTCGCCATGCTGCTTGGTCTCGCGATCGTGGTTCGCCGGTTCCGATCCACCCCGCCCTTGCCTCGGCAGCGCCTGCTCGATATGGGCGCCTTCCTGCGCATGCTGTCGCTCAACCGCGACATCATGATCCGCTCGTTCTCGCTGCTCGCCGCCTTCGCGCTGTTCACCCGCCAGGGCGCGCAGTTCGGCACGGTGACGCTGGCCGCCAATGCAGTGCTGATGAACTTCTTTCTCGTCGCCGGCTATTTCCTCGACGGGTTCGCCACCGCCGCCGAACAACTCGCCGGCCGCGCCGTCGGCGCGCGCTCCGAACAGCCCTTCCGGCAGGCGGTGCGGCTGACCCTGTTCTGGGGCCTTGGTCTGGCCGGTGCCGCGACGCTGGTGCTGCTCATGGCCGGCACCAACCTGATTGCCGTCGTAACGACGTCGCAGCAGGTCCGCGCCGTGGCCGACACATACCTGCCTTGGGCCGCGTTCACCGCGCTGAGCGGTGTGCTCGCCTTCCAGATGGATGGTGTTTTCATCGGCGCGACCTGGTCGCGCGACATGCGTAACATGATGCTCTTGTCATTCCTCGCCTTTGCCGCCGCGCTGATCACGCTGGCGCCCACCTTCGGCAATCGCGGCCTGTGGGCGGCGCTGCACGTCTTTCTGCTGGTGCGGGGATTGAGCCTGCTGACAATTCTGCGGCTGCGGATGCAAACCGCGTTCAGCTGA
- a CDS encoding very short patch repair endonuclease, protein MADFLSPEQRSERMSRIRSKDTSPELALRRALHALGLRFRVHYRRLPGKPDIALPRFKTVILVHGCFWHRHAGCKIASTPKSKTPFWQEKFDRNVQRDQRNTAAIEELGWKVIVAWECELGSQRKAEEVARRVASEIGQRRPA, encoded by the coding sequence GTGGCCGACTTCCTTTCCCCAGAGCAACGCTCGGAACGGATGTCGCGCATCCGGTCGAAGGACACGTCGCCGGAACTGGCACTGAGGCGGGCGCTCCATGCACTTGGCTTGCGGTTCCGTGTGCATTATCGGCGCCTGCCAGGGAAGCCGGACATCGCCCTCCCGAGATTCAAGACCGTCATTTTGGTACACGGCTGCTTCTGGCATCGCCATGCTGGATGCAAGATCGCGTCGACGCCGAAGAGCAAGACGCCATTCTGGCAGGAGAAGTTCGACCGCAATGTCCAGCGCGACCAGCGAAACACTGCGGCCATCGAGGAGCTTGGCTGGAAAGTGATCGTCGCCTGGGAGTGCGAACTGGGATCCCAGCGAAAGGCGGAGGAGGTTGCTCGGCGCGTTGCGTCGGAGATCGGCCAAAGGCGCCCAGCCTAG